The Gordonia sp. KTR9 genome contains a region encoding:
- a CDS encoding cytochrome P450, producing the protein MTESTTVSGMEHELPFDPYAYGFHEDPYPTYHRLRTESPVYYHSGMDFWALAGHADVRAAFRDTQRLSNSWGVSMDPSAYGPDAHKSMSFLAMDDPKHMRIRKLVSKGFTPRRVNELTGRITALTHQHWSKCLDKGEFDFVHDFAALLPMDVVSELLGVPEADRTRLRHQSDLLLHREDGDLDLPEAAVYAYIELHNYYSELIADRRKNPGEDLVSALIAAEIDDDETGEKTRLTEDEIVGFMVLMVVAGNETTTKLLANALYWGWRNPDELAKVFADPEVVVPDWTEETLRYDNSTQIVVRRVVEDAPYGDFVIPAGDRVLLLVGSANRDVEVFGADADRYEIGRDCGQALMSFGLGAHFCLGAHLARLEANIGLTEVVKSIRAVDIDADKAVRVHSVNVRGFAELPVKVTVR; encoded by the coding sequence ATGACCGAATCGACGACGGTGTCGGGAATGGAGCACGAACTCCCCTTCGACCCGTATGCCTATGGTTTCCACGAGGATCCGTACCCCACCTATCACCGCCTCCGGACGGAATCGCCGGTGTACTACCACAGCGGGATGGACTTCTGGGCATTGGCCGGACATGCCGACGTCCGTGCGGCTTTCCGTGACACACAACGACTCTCGAACAGCTGGGGCGTGTCGATGGACCCCTCGGCGTACGGTCCCGACGCACACAAGTCGATGTCCTTCCTCGCCATGGACGACCCCAAACACATGCGCATCCGCAAACTGGTCTCCAAGGGTTTCACGCCTCGCCGGGTCAACGAACTCACCGGCCGGATCACCGCCCTCACGCACCAGCACTGGAGCAAGTGTCTCGACAAGGGGGAGTTCGACTTCGTCCACGACTTCGCCGCGCTGCTCCCGATGGACGTGGTGTCCGAGCTGCTGGGTGTCCCCGAGGCCGATCGCACCAGGCTGCGCCATCAGTCCGACCTGCTCCTCCACCGCGAGGACGGCGACCTCGACCTCCCCGAGGCGGCGGTCTACGCCTACATCGAACTGCACAACTACTATTCGGAGCTCATCGCCGACCGCCGCAAGAACCCCGGCGAGGATCTGGTCTCGGCCCTCATCGCGGCCGAGATCGACGACGACGAGACCGGCGAGAAGACACGGCTCACCGAGGACGAGATCGTCGGCTTCATGGTCCTGATGGTGGTGGCGGGCAACGAGACCACGACCAAACTCCTTGCCAACGCCCTGTATTGGGGCTGGCGCAATCCCGACGAACTCGCGAAGGTCTTCGCCGACCCGGAGGTCGTCGTCCCGGACTGGACCGAGGAGACGTTGCGCTACGACAACTCGACGCAGATCGTCGTGCGACGGGTGGTCGAGGACGCCCCGTACGGCGACTTCGTGATCCCGGCGGGCGATCGAGTGCTCCTCCTCGTCGGTTCGGCGAATCGCGACGTCGAGGTGTTCGGCGCCGATGCCGACCGGTACGAGATCGGCCGCGACTGCGGCCAGGCCCTGATGAGCTTCGGGCTGGGAGCGCACTTCTGTCTCGGTGCGCACCTCGCACGCCTGGAGGCGAACATCGGCCTGACCGAGGTCGTCAAATCGATCCGGGCGGTGGACATCGACGCCGACAAGGCGGTCCGGGTCCATTCGGTGAACGTGCGCGGCTTCGCCGAACTCCCGGTGAAGGTGACGGTGCGCTGA
- a CDS encoding TetR/AcrR family transcriptional regulator: MSSPVSQESTRRRLTQQQAETVTRLTDAAVDVLNAEGFDGLTVRTVAKIAGVAPATAYTYFSSKSHLVAEVFWRRLSAGVLEPDPAAPRSERVAQVLREVALVVAGEGQLGGAVTVALLGSDPDVEHLRVRIGAFIRRRLAAALEEDPENPGPLLDTLEMIYSGGLVYAGMGHMTYEQTSERLVAAAHLLMEK, encoded by the coding sequence ATGTCCAGCCCCGTGTCTCAGGAATCCACTCGCCGCAGGCTGACCCAGCAGCAGGCGGAAACGGTCACTCGCCTCACCGATGCCGCAGTCGATGTGCTGAACGCAGAGGGTTTCGACGGTCTCACCGTGCGGACGGTGGCCAAGATCGCCGGGGTCGCGCCGGCCACCGCCTACACCTACTTCTCGTCGAAGAGTCACCTGGTCGCCGAGGTGTTCTGGCGTCGCCTCTCGGCCGGCGTGCTGGAGCCGGATCCCGCTGCGCCACGGAGCGAGCGCGTCGCGCAGGTGCTCCGCGAGGTCGCGCTGGTCGTGGCCGGCGAGGGGCAACTGGGCGGTGCGGTGACGGTGGCCCTGCTGGGCAGTGATCCCGACGTCGAACACCTGCGCGTGCGAATCGGTGCTTTCATCCGACGTCGCCTCGCCGCGGCACTCGAAGAGGACCCGGAGAATCCGGGCCCGCTCCTGGACACCCTGGAGATGATCTACTCCGGCGGCCTGGTCTACGCCGGCATGGGGCACATGACCTACGAGCAGACCTCCGAACGTCTTGTCGCAGCCGCACATCTACTGATGGAGAAGTGA
- a CDS encoding aldehyde dehydrogenase produces the protein MPLRPESASDLLIDGKLTPGSGGVFDVVNPATEEVIGQAADATSADMDAAITAARTAFDTTAWSRDHAFRARCLRQLRDALLAHGDELRELTIAEVGCPSFLTHGPQFEGPVTDLGYFADLAESYEWTRDLGTAKPMGLKNHRELRSEAVGVVGAITPWNFPHQINFAKIGPALAAGCTVVLKPAPDTPWCAALVGRVVAEETDFPPGVLNIVTSTDHQLGAQLSTDPRVDLVSFTGSTATGKKVMAAASESLKKVFLELGGKSAFIVLDDADIGSACAMAAFNVVTHAGQGCAITTRLVVPRSRLDEAITATRDAMAGLPAGDPTDGGTICGPVISARQRQRIESYIELATSEGGTIEIGGGRPADKPAGYFVEPTLISGLDNSARVAQEEIFGPVLVIIPHDGDDDAIRIANDSPYGLSGMVYGSDEERINKVVNGVRTGTMGVNGGIWYSADVPFGGFKQSGIGREMGVAGFEEYLETKAVARPA, from the coding sequence ATGCCTCTTCGCCCCGAATCCGCGTCGGATCTGTTGATCGACGGCAAACTCACCCCCGGGAGCGGTGGCGTCTTCGACGTCGTCAATCCCGCGACCGAGGAGGTCATCGGGCAGGCGGCCGACGCCACCTCGGCCGACATGGACGCCGCCATCACGGCCGCACGCACCGCCTTCGACACCACCGCCTGGTCGCGCGACCACGCCTTCCGCGCCCGTTGTCTCCGTCAGCTGCGCGACGCCCTGCTCGCCCACGGTGACGAGCTCCGCGAACTCACCATCGCCGAGGTGGGGTGCCCGTCCTTCCTCACCCACGGCCCGCAGTTCGAGGGACCGGTCACCGATCTCGGCTATTTCGCCGACCTCGCCGAGAGCTACGAGTGGACCCGTGACCTCGGCACCGCCAAACCCATGGGCCTCAAGAACCATCGCGAGCTGCGCTCGGAGGCCGTGGGCGTCGTCGGCGCGATCACGCCGTGGAACTTCCCGCACCAGATCAACTTCGCCAAGATCGGCCCCGCCCTGGCCGCCGGGTGCACGGTCGTGCTCAAGCCCGCACCCGACACCCCGTGGTGTGCCGCGCTCGTCGGCCGGGTCGTCGCCGAGGAGACGGACTTCCCGCCCGGTGTTCTCAACATCGTCACCTCGACCGACCACCAGCTCGGCGCCCAGCTCAGCACCGACCCCCGCGTCGACCTGGTGTCGTTCACCGGCTCCACCGCGACCGGCAAGAAGGTGATGGCCGCCGCGTCCGAGTCGCTCAAGAAGGTGTTCCTGGAGCTGGGCGGCAAGTCGGCCTTCATCGTCCTCGACGATGCCGACATCGGATCTGCCTGCGCCATGGCCGCATTCAACGTCGTCACCCATGCCGGTCAGGGGTGCGCCATCACCACGCGCCTGGTGGTGCCGCGCAGCAGACTCGACGAGGCGATCACCGCCACCCGCGACGCGATGGCCGGCCTGCCCGCCGGAGACCCGACCGACGGCGGCACCATCTGCGGACCGGTCATCTCCGCCCGGCAGCGTCAGCGCATCGAGTCCTACATCGAACTCGCCACCAGCGAGGGCGGCACCATCGAGATCGGTGGCGGACGTCCCGCCGACAAGCCCGCCGGCTACTTCGTCGAGCCGACCCTGATCTCGGGCCTGGACAACTCGGCGCGAGTCGCGCAGGAGGAGATCTTCGGTCCGGTGCTGGTGATCATTCCCCACGACGGCGACGACGACGCGATCCGCATCGCCAACGACTCGCCGTACGGCCTGTCCGGCATGGTCTACGGGTCCGACGAGGAGCGGATCAACAAGGTCGTCAACGGAGTACGCACCGGGACGATGGGCGTCAACGGCGGCATCTGGTACTCCGCCGATGTCCCGTTCGGCGGCTTCAAACAGTCCGGCATCGGCCGCGAGATGGGAGTCGCCGGTTTCGAGGAGTACCTGGAGACCAAGGCCGTCGCGCGTCCGGCGTGA
- a CDS encoding SDR family oxidoreductase, with the protein MSSKRFENKTIIVTGAAGGIGEAYARGLAAEGANVVVADLADDKGKQVAADIGGLYVNTDVADEDSAKALAAATVDAYGSVDGLVNNAAIYGGMKLDFLITVPWDYYKKFMSVNLDGALNVTRAVYPHMTNGGGAIVNQSSTAAWLYSGFYGLAKVGVNGLTQQLATELGGQNIRVNAIAPGPIDTEATRTTTPKEMVADIVNRLPLKRFGTPEDLVGMCLFLLSDEAGWITGQIFNVDGGQVIRS; encoded by the coding sequence ATGAGTTCCAAGCGTTTCGAGAACAAGACCATCATCGTCACCGGCGCGGCAGGCGGGATCGGTGAGGCGTACGCCCGCGGGCTCGCCGCCGAAGGCGCGAACGTCGTGGTCGCCGACCTCGCCGACGACAAGGGCAAGCAGGTCGCGGCCGACATCGGCGGACTGTACGTCAACACCGATGTGGCCGACGAGGATTCGGCGAAGGCGCTCGCCGCGGCCACCGTCGACGCCTACGGCTCGGTCGACGGCCTGGTCAACAACGCGGCGATCTACGGCGGGATGAAACTCGACTTCCTCATCACCGTGCCCTGGGACTACTACAAGAAGTTCATGAGCGTGAACCTCGACGGCGCGCTCAACGTGACCCGGGCGGTCTACCCGCACATGACCAATGGTGGTGGCGCCATCGTCAACCAGTCCTCCACCGCCGCGTGGCTGTACAGCGGCTTCTACGGCCTGGCCAAGGTCGGGGTGAACGGTCTGACACAGCAGCTCGCCACCGAACTCGGCGGGCAGAACATCCGCGTCAACGCGATCGCCCCCGGGCCCATCGACACCGAGGCGACTCGGACCACGACACCCAAGGAGATGGTCGCCGACATCGTGAATCGTCTGCCGCTGAAGCGTTTCGGCACGCCGGAGGATCTCGTCGGCATGTGCTTGTTCCTCCTGTCCGACGAAGCCGGGTGGATCACCGGGCAGATCTTCAACGTCGACGGCGGCCAGGTCATCCGCTCATGA
- a CDS encoding NAD(P)-dependent oxidoreductase, whose protein sequence is MSESTPTRPDPIRLGYVGLGNIGGPMAGSLAAWRGGLTVFDLSSEAIAKVVEKGAAAAGSLADLAASADIIGICVLDDAQVRTVVAGPDGLLSEARPGTIITVHSTIAPETAAELAEQCAAREVTLLDAPISGGAMGAASGRLAIMVGGPREAYEKLKEPFALTADMLVHAGPEVGSGTRMKLARNLLHFISFTATTEAARLAEAAGIDIAKLGKVVRHSDAVTGGPGAIMLRDTTAPVAADDPWYGILTGVRTLGEKDLTLALALGEELGVDLPLGQLALRNLAAGLGVPHLEGEPA, encoded by the coding sequence ATGAGCGAATCGACGCCCACCCGGCCGGACCCGATTCGGCTGGGATATGTCGGACTCGGCAACATCGGTGGTCCGATGGCCGGGAGTCTGGCCGCGTGGCGCGGCGGTCTGACGGTGTTCGACCTCTCGTCCGAGGCCATCGCGAAGGTCGTCGAGAAGGGGGCCGCGGCCGCGGGTTCGCTCGCCGATCTCGCCGCGTCGGCCGACATCATCGGCATCTGCGTCCTCGACGACGCCCAGGTCCGAACAGTGGTCGCCGGGCCGGACGGCCTGCTGTCCGAGGCTCGCCCGGGCACCATCATCACCGTCCACTCGACGATCGCGCCGGAGACCGCCGCCGAACTCGCCGAACAATGCGCGGCGCGCGAGGTGACATTGCTCGACGCCCCCATCTCCGGTGGCGCGATGGGTGCGGCGTCGGGCCGGCTCGCGATCATGGTCGGCGGGCCGCGTGAGGCGTACGAGAAACTGAAGGAACCGTTCGCGCTCACCGCCGACATGCTCGTCCACGCGGGACCCGAGGTCGGCTCGGGCACCCGGATGAAGCTGGCGCGCAACCTCCTCCACTTCATCTCGTTCACCGCGACCACCGAGGCCGCGCGACTGGCCGAGGCCGCCGGCATCGACATCGCCAAGCTCGGCAAGGTGGTCCGGCACTCCGACGCCGTGACCGGTGGGCCCGGGGCGATCATGTTGCGTGACACCACCGCTCCGGTCGCGGCCGACGATCCCTGGTACGGAATCCTCACCGGCGTCCGTACCCTGGGGGAGAAGGACCTGACGCTCGCACTCGCTCTCGGCGAAGAACTCGGTGTCGATCTGCCTCTCGGGCAGCTCGCGTTGCGGAATCTGGCCGCCGGGCTCGGTGTCCCCCACCTCGAAGGAGAACCAGCATGA
- a CDS encoding carboxymuconolactone decarboxylase family protein: MTRSDISGDAPDEVRRRGLAKMSEVYGWEVSDGPGDYFAHTADQVFGNVWARDGLSNRDRRLLLLGALAASNNTDVAEIQAGAALGNGELTPEQLEEISLFLCYYVGWPQGTKMHFMFGEVIKQHRKKK; the protein is encoded by the coding sequence ATGACCCGATCCGACATCTCCGGCGACGCACCCGACGAGGTGCGCAGGCGCGGACTCGCGAAGATGTCCGAGGTCTACGGCTGGGAGGTGAGCGACGGCCCGGGCGATTACTTCGCGCACACGGCCGACCAGGTGTTCGGCAACGTCTGGGCGCGCGACGGTCTGTCCAACCGCGATCGCCGATTGCTCCTGCTCGGTGCGCTCGCCGCGAGCAACAACACCGACGTCGCCGAGATCCAGGCCGGCGCCGCCCTCGGGAACGGCGAGCTCACTCCCGAACAGCTCGAGGAGATCAGCCTCTTCCTCTGCTATTACGTCGGCTGGCCGCAGGGCACCAAGATGCACTTCATGTTCGGTGAGGTGATCAAGCAGCATCGGAAGAAGAAGTGA
- a CDS encoding alpha/beta hydrolase domain-containing protein → MRFRVLRGGNGCSLLSASPLPDLTAAGYTDTEYAASGAADPVVGDTGAPTAEFTTRIVVRRPTEAAAFSGCVVVEWLNVSSGADAAPEYSYVAAELVRAGHAWVGVSAQFVGVEGGAGSVGVATGAPQSLAAKDPERYAGLRHPGDAYCYDIFTSVGRAVRETDAAGHPLAGLTVSTVLGIGESQSAMALTTYVNTVGPDGAPFDGYLIHSRAAAGLPAGDVGSGIDVASVFGSEPTTIRADLDAPVFVVQTETDVLTNFRYHAVRQPDSDRLRVWEMAGTAHADLHQVGDFEEFLGCPDPVNRGQQRFVLRSALRHLRSWAEGGPPPPVADPLALRDAGGAQPVFELDDIGNVRGGVRTPCVDAPTQILSGIVADPVSRICLLFGTTSPVPTDELVARYGTRDEYEKHYRDAADIAIAGGFVLAEDRDELLADANPELIPN, encoded by the coding sequence ATGCGATTCCGTGTCCTCCGCGGCGGGAACGGGTGTTCGTTGCTGAGCGCCTCACCCTTACCCGACCTCACCGCGGCCGGTTACACCGACACCGAGTACGCGGCTTCGGGGGCCGCCGACCCGGTCGTCGGTGACACCGGCGCGCCCACCGCCGAGTTCACGACCCGGATCGTCGTCCGACGCCCCACGGAGGCCGCGGCCTTCAGCGGCTGCGTGGTCGTCGAGTGGCTGAACGTCAGCAGCGGCGCCGACGCCGCGCCCGAATACTCCTATGTGGCGGCCGAGCTCGTCCGCGCGGGCCACGCGTGGGTGGGCGTGTCGGCACAGTTCGTCGGCGTCGAGGGCGGGGCGGGTTCGGTCGGCGTGGCGACCGGCGCCCCGCAGAGCCTCGCCGCCAAAGACCCGGAACGTTATGCCGGACTGCGACACCCCGGCGACGCGTACTGCTACGACATCTTCACTTCGGTGGGCCGAGCAGTCCGCGAGACCGACGCCGCCGGCCATCCGCTCGCGGGTCTGACGGTCTCCACCGTTCTCGGGATCGGCGAATCACAGTCGGCCATGGCCCTGACGACCTATGTCAACACCGTCGGTCCGGACGGGGCACCGTTCGACGGGTACCTCATCCACAGCCGCGCGGCCGCCGGGTTGCCCGCCGGTGATGTCGGTTCGGGGATCGACGTGGCGAGCGTCTTCGGGAGCGAGCCCACCACGATCCGCGCCGATCTCGACGCACCGGTGTTCGTTGTCCAGACCGAGACCGACGTCCTGACCAACTTCCGCTATCACGCCGTGCGGCAACCCGATTCGGATCGACTCCGGGTCTGGGAGATGGCGGGCACGGCACACGCCGATCTCCACCAGGTCGGTGACTTCGAGGAGTTCCTCGGCTGCCCCGACCCGGTCAACCGGGGCCAGCAGAGGTTCGTTCTCCGATCGGCGTTGCGGCACCTGCGATCCTGGGCCGAGGGAGGTCCCCCGCCTCCGGTGGCCGACCCGCTGGCCCTCCGGGACGCCGGCGGCGCCCAGCCCGTGTTCGAGCTCGACGACATCGGCAATGTCCGGGGCGGGGTCCGCACACCGTGCGTCGACGCGCCGACCCAGATCCTCAGCGGGATCGTCGCCGACCCGGTGTCCCGGATCTGTCTGCTGTTCGGAACGACTTCTCCGGTCCCCACCGACGAACTCGTGGCCCGGTACGGAACGCGCGATGAGTACGAGAAGCACTACCGGGACGCCGCAGACATCGCCATCGCGGGTGGGTTCGTCCTCGCCGAGGACCGCGACGAGTTGCTCGCCGACGCCAATCCGGAGCTGATCCCGAACTGA